In the Scylla paramamosain isolate STU-SP2022 chromosome 14, ASM3559412v1, whole genome shotgun sequence genome, one interval contains:
- the LOC135107073 gene encoding uncharacterized protein LOC135107073 isoform X2 — MCCQLVVHRDSEKLGTSDHLEGVRAHCELGRGHWYRGGTEMHHHSFAVVDVHPALLRPRLQSLQNCLQWRVVQVLGGNWDAHSAVIHILPAMGTCSGTRNSSILATFIVVTSATHCWKITSLCAAKERTYVAGHCVSRTYS, encoded by the exons gtcagctggtcgtccaccgtgactccgagaagcttggcacatcggaccacctggagggggtgagggcccactgtgagctggggagggggcactggtacagaggaggtacagaaatgcatcaccacagttttgctgtggttgatgttcatcctgctctcctccgtccacgtctgcagtcgctccagaattgcttgcagtggcgagtagtccaggttcttggtggaaactgggatgCCCACAGTGCAGTcatccacatacttccagcgatggg GACCTGCAGTGGAACAAGGAACAGTTCCATTCTGGCGACATTCATAGTTGTCACCAGTGCCACTCATTGCTGGAAGATTACATCACTGTGTGCTGCTAAAG AAAGGACATATGTAGCTGGTCATTGTGTCTCCAGAACCTACAGCTGA
- the LOC135107073 gene encoding uncharacterized protein LOC135107073 isoform X1, with protein MCCQLVVHRDSEKLGTSDHLEGVRAHCELGRGHWYRGGTEMHHHSFAVVDVHPALLRPRLQSLQNCLQWRVVQVLGGNWDAHSAVIHILPAMGTCSGTRNSSILATFIVVTSATHCWKITSLCAAKGEQRESLSHCWKITSQCAAKERTYVAGHCVSRTYS; from the exons gtcagctggtcgtccaccgtgactccgagaagcttggcacatcggaccacctggagggggtgagggcccactgtgagctggggagggggcactggtacagaggaggtacagaaatgcatcaccacagttttgctgtggttgatgttcatcctgctctcctccgtccacgtctgcagtcgctccagaattgcttgcagtggcgagtagtccaggttcttggtggaaactgggatgCCCACAGTGCAGTcatccacatacttccagcgatggg GACCTGCAGTGGAACAAGGAACAGTTCCATTCTGGCGACATTCATAGTTGTCACCAGTGCCACTCATTGCTGGAAGATTACATCACTGTGTGCTGCTAAAGGTGAACAGAGGGAAAGTCTCTCTCATTGCTGGAAAATTACATCACAGTGTGCTGCTAAAG AAAGGACATATGTAGCTGGTCATTGTGTCTCCAGAACCTACAGCTGA